The Microbacterium amylolyticum genome includes the window CTGCGTGGGACGATGAGCGTCACCTGCACGCCGGCATCAGCAGCTTCGGTCTCAGCGGCACCAACTGCCATCTCATCGTGCGCAGCGCCGACGCCGTTGCTCCTGGTGCGAGTCGTCAGGGCGTCTCGCGCGTGCTGCCGCTCAGCGCCCAGGATGATCTGGCGCTCGGTCGGCTCGCGCAGCGGTATGTCGCCTTCCTCGAGTCGGCCACGATCGATGCCGACGACATGGTCTACACCGCGGGCGTGGGGCGCACGCATCATTCCGTGCGGGCGGGGATCGTGTTTGACGATCACGATGAGCTACTCGATGCCCTGCGCTGCCTCTCGAACGGCTACGCTCACCCCGCCGTCAGTCGGGGAAGCTGCCGTGTCGTCCTGCGCACGCAGCGGGGGGCCCGTGACGGCGATCTCACCGAGGCTGAGCATGAGGCCCTCACGCGGCGCGCCGATTCGCTCGCTGCCCAACACAGTGAGGCGGCAGATCGCGAAACGGCCACAGCATTGGCCGAGGCCTATGCTCGCGGCGGCGACGTCGATTTCAGGCGCGCACATGCCGTATCGCGCCGCCGCATCGCCTTGCCCACCTACCCCTTCGAAGACATCCACTGCTGGGTTCCGAGAGCAGCTAGGACATCGGCTATGGCAAGCATCGTGAACAACAGCATCCTGGTCTCTGCGGGGCGCGCCGTCGCGGTGCATCGATTGGATGCACGCGAGCACTGGCTGCTGTCAGACCACCGTGTTCAGGGTGTGAGCGTGCTTCCTGGCACGGGGCTCATCGACCTCGTGCTGTCAGCGGCCAGCGCGCTGAGCGCGAAAGCGGCGCCCGTGCGGATCCGACGGATGGTGTTCGAAGAACCCGTGACGGTCGAAGACGCTGAGCCGCGCGAGCTGCACATTCATCTCGACGAGCGCGAGGTCGATGCGCATGAGCATGAATACGACGTGCGCATCGTCTCGCGCGGCGACACCGGCGAATGGACGACGCACGTGCGCGCAGAGCTCGAGGTCACCTCGCACGCCGAGACTCCGGAGGCACTGGATCTCGCAGCGATCAGGGATCGACTCTCGGTCGAGGTAGATCTCGACGATGATCGTGACGTGGATCGCGGGCTCGTCTTGGGCTCACGCTGGACTGACGGCCCGCGTTCGGGCAGGACGAACGCGACGGCGACCGAGTATCTTTTCGATTTTGCTCTGCCGCCGCAGAACGCGCATGAGATCGATGAGCATCTGCTTCATCCGGCACTGTTGGATCTGCTCGTGAACGCGACGAACAACCTGACAGAAGACGCAGCCCTCTACCTGCCGTTCTCATACGGTGAGTTGCAGGTGTACGGCAGGCTTCCTGCGCGAGCGTTTGCACATTTCATCCACCGTCCGGAGTCGGTCGAGAATCGGATGCACGTCTTCGACGTCATCGTCACGGACGCAGCCGGAACGATCGTGCTCACCGCCGAGCGTTACTGCATCACAGCCGTTCGCGACCAGCGCGACGACGGTTACGGCCACCTCACGGTGGCGAAGCGAATTGACGCGGCCGAGGTCAGCACAGCCACACCTGGTGGTCGTGCGCTTGTTATCGGCAGGGTCAGCGCCACCAGTGACGCGCTCGTCGCCGAACTTGAGCGGCGCGGAATGGCTGTCACCCGGGTGCTGGATCCTTTGGACGCCGAAGACGTCGCCACCGATGCGCAGTTCGCGCTCGGCTACTTCGTTCCCCTCGCCGATGAGCGCGCTGTTGCGGATGCTTCGCGCGGTGCCATCACAGCCGGTCTCGACGTGCTCGATCTCATCGCCACGCGCCGCGTCGGCTTTGAACATGGGCTTGCGATCATCACACGCGGTGCGTATGAGATTGACCCAGCTGCCGACGACGCGAGCCCCGGCCACGCCGCCGTCGGCGGTCTCTTCGACGTTGCCGCCACCGAGTTCCGTGAGCTGGGGATCCGCCTCATCGACATTGACTCTGCGAGCGAAGCGGTTCTGCTGGTAGACGAGATGCTCAGTCCAAAACGTCCGCGTGCTGTGGCATATCGCGGCGGCATCGCCCACGTCACCGATCTGCGCCCAGCACCCATTCCCCTGATTGAGCGTGAGAGCCACGGCGAGGGAGCGGTAATCGTGTCGGGCGGAACCGGCGCTCTTGGACGCGAAGCGGCGCTCGCGTTCAAGGCAGATGGCTACGACTCGGTCGTCGTGTTCGGCTCCTCCGTGACTGATACCCCTCGTTCTGATGAGCTGTTGGAGGCGAGCGGCATCGTTGTCGAACGCTTCGATATCGCCGATGAGGCTCGCACTCGCGAGGTCGTCGCTGAGGTCCGTGAGCGGTACGGCAGTATCACGGGGGTAGTGCACGTGGCGGGTCGACCCGGTGCAGGCTATTTGCACACGAAGACCAGAGACCAGTTTGAATCGGTTTTCGCGCCCAAGGCGATCGGCGGGTTGAATCTGCACGCGGCGACCGCTGAGGACGAACTTGACTTCTTCGTGCTCTTCTCCAGCATCGCAGCGCTGACCGCTGATATCGGGCAGTCCGACTATACGGCTGCGAACAGGTCTCTCGACGCTCTCGCGCGCCATCGCGCACGTCATGGAATGCCTGCTGTGAGCGTGCAGTGGCCGGCCTGGCGCGAGGTCGGTATGGCGCACCGACTCGGTGCCGTCGACGAGCAGGATCGTTTCGTGCCACTCGACCCAGACGTCGGCATCGATCTGCTGCGGCGGCTCATCAACTGGCGCGATGCGCCCGCGGTGATCATGCCGGGCACGTTGCAGTCGGTGCGCACCTCGACATCGTCGACGGCCACACAGCCGCGAAGCGAAGATGTTCGACTCCTGGGCTTGGCGCATGTTGATGACATCGACCGCGCGGTCGCTGCTATCTGGGCAGAATGTCTCGGCGTCGACGAACTCGACGCTCATGAGGACTTCGAGCAGCTCGGGGGCAATTCGCTCATCAGCTCGCAGATGATGCGCATCTTTGACGAGCGCTTCCCCGGAGCGCTCGACATCACTGATCTTTTCCGCTACACGACGGTGTCCGCGCAGGCCGAGGTGCTGCGAGAGCGCACCGCTGGCTCCGCAACACCTTCCGCAGACGATCAAGACGATCTCGACGCTCTGCTCGACCGCATCGAACGCGGCGAGTTGAGCATCGAGGAATCGCCCGGGCTCATCTAGAAAGCGAATGCCATGCAAAACGTCCGAGAATTCATCCTTGCCCAGCACGTCGCGAAGAATATCGATCGCGCGCAGACCAAAAAGCTCCTCCGGGAGATATCGGATGCGGCGGTTCGGGAAGATATCGCGATCATCGGGCTGGCGGGACGCTTCGCATCCGCAGGCGACGAAGAGCAGTACTGGGACAGCCTCGTCGAGGGGGCGAACTGTTTGCGTGACTTCCCTCAGCTGCGTAAAGACGACCAGCGCGAGATCCTTCGAAATCCCGCACATGCCGAGCTTCTGCTTGGTGCGCCCGTGGCTGAGGCCGATCTCGATCGGATCTATGACCTGAGTGGATACATGGACCGCATCGACACTTTCGACGCTGGGTTCTTCTCGATCCCGCCGCTGGAGGCGGACTACATGGACCCGCATCAGCGGGTCGCTCTCGAGATCGCCTACGAGGCGATGGAGAACGCCGGATACGGCGGCGAGGCTATGCGCGGGAGCAGAACAGGAGTTTTCGTCGGGCGAGACCAGACGAACTACTCCTACTACAAGATGTTCTCTGAACGCAGCCCCATGCAGTTGTCTGGCTCATGGGAAGGCATGGTCGCAAGTCGCATTTCATACCTGTTCGACTTCACCGGTCCGTCCATGATGACCGATACAGCCTGTTCTGCGGGCGCGGTGTGCATTCATCAGGCGATCCAGTCCCTGACTCTGGGGGAGTGCGATGTCGCCCTCGCGGGTGGCATCAACCTGTCGTCGGGCGGCGAGGTTCGCCCCGAGCACATCAACGGCGCTTCCATGGACAACGTCGTATCCAGTGCCAGTACTGTTCGTACCTTCGATGCGCGCGCGGATGGCACGCTCTGGGGCGAGGGAGCGGGCATCGTCGTGCTCAAGCCACTGGCGCGTGCACTAGCCGACGGAGACCACATTCGAGCCGTCATCAAAGGCACGGCCATCAACAACGACGGCACTTCGAACAGCATCACGGCGCCGAACGCTCTCATGCAGGAACGTGTGATCCTCGATGCCTGGTCCCGCGCCAGCGTGGATCCCGAGACGATCAGCTATATCGAAGCGCACGGTACCGGTACCGTGCTCGGTGACCCCATCGAGGCGAAGGGCCTGACGAACGCCTTCCGCCGCCACACTCAGGCGCGTCAGTTCTGCGGAATCGGCTCGCTCAAGACGTCAATGGGGCACATGGTCGCGGCATCCGGCGTCGCGGCCGTGACGAAGGTCGTCAAGATGCTCGAAGCAGGCCAGCTGGCGCCGTCGGCCAATTTCGCATCGCCGAACCCCTACATCGACTTCACGGGAAGTCCGCTGTACGTCAACGACCGGCTGTCGGAATGGGAGCCCGTCGATGGGGTCCGCCGTGCCGGGGTGAGCTCATTCGGCTTCATCCGCACCAACGCTCACATGGTGCTGGAAGAAGCGCCGGCGTATCGTCCTTCTGAGCCCGCGCACAGCGCATCGCTGTTCACCCTCAGCGCGAAGACGCCGACTGCGCTTCGCCAACTTGTCGATCGTTTCGCGCGGACACTCGAAAACACCCCGTTCAGCCTCAACGACATCTGTGCGACCGTGAACCTCGGGCGCGGGCACTACGAGCATCGTCTGCTCATCGTCGCCCGTTCGATCGAAGAGATCCGCGACCGCCTGCGCGAGGTGTACAGCGATGGCATCGCCTCGCGGCCTGCTCGAGCTGTGTTTGCCGGTTCGCATGCGCTGGTGAGTGCGAAAAAGCGCGATCGCGAACCGGGTGAGCTGACGGCAGAAGAGCGCCGGAGCATCACGGCGGATGCCGCGACGGCACTGGGCGACTATCTGCGTGACGGCGATGTTCGCCACCTCGAGCGGCTCGGACAATGCTATGTCGCCGGAGCGCAGGTCGACTTCGCCGAGTTCTATCCGCGCGAAAGCCGTCGGCGTGTGCCGCTGCCGACCTATCCTTATGCCCCCGACCGGCACTGGGCACCGATTCTGACGTCGCGGGTGCAACTGCAGGGCCCCGCCACCTCCTTCAGCCACCCCATTCTCGGCACGATCGTTTCATCAGAGGCCGACGAGATCGTCTTCACCAGCACGATGTCACCGCGAACGCACTGGGTGCTCGATGACCACCGCATCAACCGCACAGCGGTCATTCCCGGCACGACCTACCTGGAGATGGCCAGAGCGGCCTATGCACACGTCACGGGTGCCGAGCACATGCGCCTCTCGCAGGTGTTCTTCCTCACCCCGCTTTCCCTCGACGAAGATGAGTCGGCCGTCGTGACGACGACGCTCACCCGCGATGGGAATGAATATGCGTTCCGTATCGCCGGCGCGCGAGACGGCGAATCGGTGCCGCTTGTGGAGGGTCGTATCGGCGCGTCAGACTCGACAGTGCAGCGGCGTGAGGTCGATCTCATCGCGATCGCAGCGGCCGCCGCCGAGGTGCATGATCCCTATGACGCCGAACCCGAGACCGACGTCTTTCAATTCGGGCCGCGGTGGGACTGCGTTCGCGCAGCCTGGATCGGTGAGACCGAGTCGACAGCGCGCATCCGCCTGCGTGATGGTGTGTCACGCGAGAGCGAGATCGCGCTTCACCCGGCCATGCTAGATCACGCCGTCAACCTCGTATCGCAGATGGGCGAGCACACCTACCTGCCGTATGTCTATAAAGAGCTCGTGCTGCATGGGCCGATGCCTGACGAGTTCCACTCCGTCATCACCAAGCGCCGCGGGGCCGATGGTGATGAGGTCATCACCTACGACGTCGATCTCGTCGATGCCGAGGGAAACGTGTTCGCACAGGTGCGCGACTACTCGGTCAAGCGGGTCGAGTGGAGCCGGTTCCAACTCGACAGTGCGCCGCGAAGCCTGGAGTTCTCATGGCGCGAGGTGCCGGATGCAGAGCAGGTAGCCGTATCCGAGGGGTCGTGGGTTCTCGTCATCGGTGATTCCCCGGCGGGCCGCCAGTGGGAGCAGACCTTCGAAGCAGTCGGCCGCGCCGTAGAGGTCGTGCGACTGACGGGAGATATCGAAGCGGATACGACGAGCTTTACTGCGGTGACGGATCGTGTAGCCGCGGGGGCGGAGGGCATCGTCTGGGCGTTTGACGGTGGCGATGGCCAGCAAGCAACCGATGCTCAGCAGCTGTTCTCATTCGTGCGCCACCTTGTCGACAGTCGAGTGCGACCGTCCGAGGGGCTGAAGATCGCGGTTCGCGACGCCTGGTCTTTCTCGGCGGATGACCGCGTTGCCCCGGCCGCGGCGGCTGCGGCGGCGCTAGGAATCGTGGTCGGACAGGAGCATGAGAACCTGCTGGTCGATGTCGTCTCTGCCGGGCGCGACGCCGATAACGCCGTGCTCGTCCGCGAGATCGTGGACGTTCATCGTGCCACGCCGCGAACGGTCGTCGGATCGCGCGTGCTCATCCGCCGCGCAGACTTCGCCGCAGGTCGCACGGTCGAAGACCACACGGTCACAGGCGCCACGATCGTCATCACCGGGGGAACGGGCGGTCTGGGCCTCGCTCTCGCCGAACGCTTCGCCGCTGCCGGTGCGGCACGGTTGTTGTTGTTGTCACGGCGAACCCCTGATGAGGCGACACGTGCGCGCATCGACGCAATCCCTGGAGCGCGGTGGTTCGGCGTTGACCTCGCCAGGGAAGATGACGTGCACGCATTCACCGAGTGGCTGCGAACCGAACAGATCGCGATCGATATCGTGCTGCACGCTGCTGGCATCGCCGGTGCTGGGTTCCTCGCCCGCAAGGAGGAAGCGGAGTTTGCCGCGGTTCTGGCCCCCAAGGTCTCGGGTGCTCACGCTGCCACCCAGCTGTTGACGGTGCCGGATCAGGGGCGAATCGTGTTCTTCTCGTCGATCACCTCACTGCTCGGTGGGCCGGGACAGGGCGACTACTGCGCCGCGAACGCCTATATGGACGGCCTCGCTGCAGATCTGCGCTCGCGCGGTGTGCACGCGGCATCCGTTCGTTGGCCAGCATGGTCGGGCGCGGGCATGGCCGTGGAGCATGGCGTCGACGATCAGGCGCCTGTGCGCTCGATCTCGCTGGACGACGGCTTTCAGTGGCTGCTGGGCGTGCTCGCAGAGCCCGCCGACGACATCGTGCCCTCGACGTTCGACACACGTGTGCTGGCAGACGAGGCGGCGGGCTTGCCCTTTGAGATCCCTGCCGAGGTCGCCGCGCAGATCGCCGCGAAGCCGGAGAACATCCCCTCCGGTGATGAGATCACGAGTGTGCAACTGACCGGGATCGCAGATCCCACCCCGGTGCAGGTCGCGGTGGGCTCGTGCTATGGGGCGGTTCTCGGCCTGTCGAAGATCGATGCCTTCGCATCTTTCCAGGAGCTCGGCGGCAACTCCCTGGTGACCACGCAGTTGCTGGGTGTGCTTGGCGAACGCTATCCGGGCGTCGTCGACATCGCTGATCTCTTCTCGTATTCCACGGTCGTCGACCTCGCTGACTTCATCGCTTCGTCGACCGGGCAGGAAGAGCCGGCAACCGAGAGCCCGCGCGATGACCTGCTCGGCGAAGTTCTCGCCGAGCTACGAGACGACGAGCTCAGCGCCATGTTCGCTAACGAGGGGGTAGCCAGCCATGAGTGAGACCGTGACGGATGCCCGCAAGGATCTGCTGCGCTACGTGCTGTTGGAGGCGAAGGAGCGTCGACTCGATGCCGACCGCGCCCGACAGTTCGTTGCATCGCTGGCTTCGTCGCGACCGGAGTCGACACCTATGGCCGTCGTCGGCATAGCCTGCCGATTCCCGGGTGGTGAGAGCAAAGAAGAATTCTGGGACGCACTGTCCGAAGGGCGTGAGTCGATCGGCGAGTTCCCTTCTGACCGTCTGGCGGATCTGCTGCGGGTTGACCCGGACGCAGCCGCGAATGTACGCCGCGGCGGATATCTCGCGGCCATCGACGAGTTCGATGCCGAGTACTTTGGGATCCCACCGCGTACGGCCCAGCAGATCGATCCCTACCATCGGGTGTTGATGCATGCGCTCATCGAGGCGATGGACGACGCCGGCCACCCGCGAGACCAGCTTCAGGGGACCCGAACGGGCGTGTTCGTCGGCAATGACCATACGCATCGTCTGATCACGTCGTATCTGCCATTTCTCGAGGAGACTGACTTTGGCGGCATCACCGGGTCGTGGACCGGTATCCTCGCCAGCAGGCTGTCTTATCACCTCAATTTGCGCGGTCCGGCACAGGTCATCGATACCGGATGCTCGTCGAGCCTCGTAGCGTTGGACGCTGCGATCAAGGCGATCTCGCAGGGCGACTGCGACACGGCCTTCGTCGCCGGCGCGAACCTCTTCCTCTCACCGTCGAGCATCGGCAACGAGACAGAATCCGATGGCAGCCGCGTGCGCCCCTTCGACGCCGCCGCCGACGGCACGGTCTGGAGCGAGGGCGTGGCGGCCGTGTACATCAAACCGCTTGACGCGGCGCAGCGCGATCGCGACCACATCTACGGTGTCATTCTGGGCAGCGCTGTCAACAACGATGGCAAGAGCAACGGTCTCACAGCCCCGAACGCCACCGCACAGCGTGATCTTCTTGTGCAGGCCTGGTCGCGCGCCAAAGTGGTGCCCGAGTCGATCGAGTACATCGAAGCGCACGGCACCGGCACCACGATCGGCGACCCGATCGAGCTGAAGGGGCTGGCAGCTGCCTTCGCGCAGTCGACCGATCGTCGACAGTTCTGCGGGATCGGATCGGTCAAGTCGAACATCGGGCACAGCGTCGGGGCAGCAGGGCTCGCGTCGCTCATCAAGACGCTTCTGATGATCGAGCGGGGTGTGATGACGCCGACGGTGAACTTCACCGCCCCCAATCCTCTAAGCGATCCCTCCGGCTCTCCCGTATACGTTGTCGATCGCACGACCGAGTGGGCGACACCGATCGCTGAACGACGCGCCGGAGTGAGCAGCTTCAGCCTGAGCGGAACGAACTGCCATGTGGTCCTGGCAGGTCACGAGCACAAGCGCGAGCGTGTAGCGCAGCGCGAGAACTATTTCCTGCCGCTCTCAGCACGCGATGAAGACCTGCTCGCACGCGCCGCGAGCGCACTGGAGAGCCGTCTGACCGCGAACAGCGAGCTGGCTATGGAAGACATTCTCTTCACCACCGTGCAGGGGCGCGAGCACCACGAGACCCGTGTTGTCGTGCATGCTCGTGACCGAGATGGGCTGCGAAGCGCGCTGCGCTCTGTCGCCGAGAGCCGAATCGACGAAGCAGTGCTGCGCCGCGGCGATGACGCCGTGGTCCGGTTCGATTCGACGAGCGCTCACGGTGCGCTGTCGCGATACCTCGCTGGCGGCGATCCGACGGCAGAAGAATTCTTCGCCACGGATGACGGCCGACGAATCCCGCTACCTCCGCAACCTCTTCGCCGCACGCGCGTGTGGGAGGAACGATCAGCTAGTGCTCCGACAGCCGTCCTCGCCGGACGCTCGGCCGCATCCGGTTCCGATCCGAAGAGCATCCTCGCCGACGCGCTACGCCGCGACGGCGACCCGCTCACGAACGCGATGCGCGCCGTATGGAGCGGCGTTCTCGGCTACGCACACATCGATGAATCAGCTGACTTCTTTGCACTGGGCGGAGACTCAATCACAGCGGTCAAACTCACGCAGCAGGCGAGTGCGGTTCTCGGTTCAGCGATCTCGGAGACTGCGATCTTGGAACAGCCGCAGCTGGCTGACTTCGTTCGCGCGCTGCATCAGGAAGGCAACTTCAGCCCGGAGACGCTGTCTGAGCGCGCAGCGCAAGAGTCGGTGAGCGGGGGAGAAAGCGAATCGATCGACCTTCCGATCACGCCGCAACAGCGCAGCATCTTCACCTCAGCGCAGTACTTCCATGACTCGGTGAACTACAACGTCTCGGGCATGCTCCTGGCCCCTGAGCCTCAGAATGTTTCCGCTCTGCAGGCGGCGCTGGACGCACTGATTGCCCGTCACCCTGCCCTTCGCACCTCGTTCCACCTGATCGATGGCACGCCAGTGCAGCGCGTGCATGCCACAGCATCCGTCCAGATCGACAGGCTCACCCTGGCTGACCCGGAGACGACCGACGAGCATGAGGCTGTCGCAGCCCAGGCGATGTCAGAGTGGGTGCGCCCGTTCGAGCTGACTCGGGCGCCGCTCATCAGAGTCGGCTATGCCGAGTTTGCCGACGGCACCAGCGGCGTGGCCATCGACATGCACCATCTCGTCACCGACGGAATGTCGATGGGCGTGCTCTTCCGCGATCTGCGCCACTTGCTTGACTCTGCGGCGCTGCCGGCGTTGCCCGACGCCGAACAGATCGCTCGTGATTCGGTATTTGCGCACACGGATGCCGCGATGATCGAGCACCGCGGCTACTGGCGTGAGCGTTTCTCGGATGGTGTGCCCGTTCTCGACCTCAACACAGACTTCCGTCGGCCGACGACGCTGTCGGTCGACGGAACGCAGCACGTGCGTGTGGTCGAGGATGACATGCTCGCCGCACTGACTGCCTGGGCACGCGCACGCGGTGTGACACTGACGGCGGTTTTGCTTGCCGCTTACCACCGCGTTCTGGCGATAGCCAGTGGACAAGAAGACATCGTGATCGGCATGCCTGTGACGGGCCGCACGGCACCGGGCTCCGACGATCTGGTCGGTATGTTCGTGAACACCGTCGCCGTCCGCATCGATACGAAAGAGAGCGACACGATCGCCGATGTGGTCTCGCGCACAGGCGAGCGTGTGCGCGAAGCCGTGGCGCACCAGAGTTTCCCGCTTGAGTCGCTTGCCGCCGCAGTGGACGCCCCGCGCCTGGCAGGCAGGCGCCCGATGTTCGACGTATACTTCGCGCATCAGAACATCGATATGGCGTTAGAGAACGACGGCGAGCGACAGGTGCCGTTCCACACGGGCACCGCCAAATTCGACATCACCCTGTCAGCACGCCCCGCCGCTGGCGGACTCGCGCTGGAGTGGGAGTACGCGACAGCACTGTTTCGCGCGGAGACGATCGAGCTCTACGCGGATCGCTTCGTCCATGTGCTGCGTCAGTTCATCGCATCCGACGCCTCTTCGTCACGTGATTCGCTGGAGCGCATGGATGCGCGTGAGCGCGATCTCATCCGCAGCTACGCGGTTTCGCCGGCGGTAGAACTGGACAAGCGTCAGCCGGAGGGCGTGTTCAGCAGGTTCCTTGACATGGCCGAACGTGACCCCGAGCGGGATGCGATCGTATACCGAGGACGACGCACAAGCTATGGCGAGCTTCGTGAGCGCATCGAGATTCTGCGCTGTGGCCTGCACGCACGAGGCGTGATGCCGGGTGATCGCGTTGCTATTCTCGTCGGGCGCGGCCCTGAGATGATGGCGGCCATGCTGGCTGTCTGCGCGGCCGGTGGCGTGTATGTGCCGTTGAACACCACTTTTCCCGATGAACGACTGCGCGGCATCCTGACGGACTCTGAAGCCCGTCTGGTGCTGTGCGATCAGGATCGTCGCGATGCGGCCGAGCGGGCAGCGCCAGCGGCAACAGCGGTGATCGACGTCGCCGAGTGCCGCGCGGCGGCGGATGCTCCACGCCCCGCCGTTCGTGAGACCTCGCCAGCCGATCCGCTGTACGTCATGTACACCTCTGGCACGACGGGGCGTCCGAAGGGAATTGTCATCCGTCAGGAGGGAATCCTGCGGGTCGTGGTGGACGCCTGGTATGCGCCCGTGCACGAGGACGACACCTTCCTCATGATCTCGGACTACTCATTC containing:
- a CDS encoding type I polyketide synthase, which produces MSRILDLTDVALAKGRPDTGNARQPVAIVGMAGRAGRSRDLAQFWQLLRDGEQDFTRIAGQRRDDVEDFLAARGTASLSDADLIGGARLPSVADFDHRFFGMSRQEARMLDPNQRIFLQTAWEALEDAGHLGQDVRGQRIGVYVGMSSDFGHDYRSIVQASQPRPPEAAVAGNVRSIIASRLSYLLDFSGPAMLIDTACSSGLVAIYTAMRALQSGECTMAVVGGVKCDLVPVIAQHEGVGVVDIAATEAADHRTRTFDRRSDGTTGAEGAFAFVLKRLDHAERDGDTVRAVVLGGAVNQDGTSNGITAPDAAAQAALIQAALADAETPAERISYVEAHGTATRLGDPIEISGITRAFGARSSRQQFCAVGTVKTNVGHMDNAAGLAGLAKVVLSMQHRELPASLNFREPNPQIDFVGSPLYVNDRATAWDDERHLHAGISSFGLSGTNCHLIVRSADAVAPGASRQGVSRVLPLSAQDDLALGRLAQRYVAFLESATIDADDMVYTAGVGRTHHSVRAGIVFDDHDELLDALRCLSNGYAHPAVSRGSCRVVLRTQRGARDGDLTEAEHEALTRRADSLAAQHSEAADRETATALAEAYARGGDVDFRRAHAVSRRRIALPTYPFEDIHCWVPRAARTSAMASIVNNSILVSAGRAVAVHRLDAREHWLLSDHRVQGVSVLPGTGLIDLVLSAASALSAKAAPVRIRRMVFEEPVTVEDAEPRELHIHLDEREVDAHEHEYDVRIVSRGDTGEWTTHVRAELEVTSHAETPEALDLAAIRDRLSVEVDLDDDRDVDRGLVLGSRWTDGPRSGRTNATATEYLFDFALPPQNAHEIDEHLLHPALLDLLVNATNNLTEDAALYLPFSYGELQVYGRLPARAFAHFIHRPESVENRMHVFDVIVTDAAGTIVLTAERYCITAVRDQRDDGYGHLTVAKRIDAAEVSTATPGGRALVIGRVSATSDALVAELERRGMAVTRVLDPLDAEDVATDAQFALGYFVPLADERAVADASRGAITAGLDVLDLIATRRVGFEHGLAIITRGAYEIDPAADDASPGHAAVGGLFDVAATEFRELGIRLIDIDSASEAVLLVDEMLSPKRPRAVAYRGGIAHVTDLRPAPIPLIERESHGEGAVIVSGGTGALGREAALAFKADGYDSVVVFGSSVTDTPRSDELLEASGIVVERFDIADEARTREVVAEVRERYGSITGVVHVAGRPGAGYLHTKTRDQFESVFAPKAIGGLNLHAATAEDELDFFVLFSSIAALTADIGQSDYTAANRSLDALARHRARHGMPAVSVQWPAWREVGMAHRLGAVDEQDRFVPLDPDVGIDLLRRLINWRDAPAVIMPGTLQSVRTSTSSTATQPRSEDVRLLGLAHVDDIDRAVAAIWAECLGVDELDAHEDFEQLGGNSLISSQMMRIFDERFPGALDITDLFRYTTVSAQAEVLRERTAGSATPSADDQDDLDALLDRIERGELSIEESPGLI
- a CDS encoding SDR family NAD(P)-dependent oxidoreductase, with protein sequence MQNVREFILAQHVAKNIDRAQTKKLLREISDAAVREDIAIIGLAGRFASAGDEEQYWDSLVEGANCLRDFPQLRKDDQREILRNPAHAELLLGAPVAEADLDRIYDLSGYMDRIDTFDAGFFSIPPLEADYMDPHQRVALEIAYEAMENAGYGGEAMRGSRTGVFVGRDQTNYSYYKMFSERSPMQLSGSWEGMVASRISYLFDFTGPSMMTDTACSAGAVCIHQAIQSLTLGECDVALAGGINLSSGGEVRPEHINGASMDNVVSSASTVRTFDARADGTLWGEGAGIVVLKPLARALADGDHIRAVIKGTAINNDGTSNSITAPNALMQERVILDAWSRASVDPETISYIEAHGTGTVLGDPIEAKGLTNAFRRHTQARQFCGIGSLKTSMGHMVAASGVAAVTKVVKMLEAGQLAPSANFASPNPYIDFTGSPLYVNDRLSEWEPVDGVRRAGVSSFGFIRTNAHMVLEEAPAYRPSEPAHSASLFTLSAKTPTALRQLVDRFARTLENTPFSLNDICATVNLGRGHYEHRLLIVARSIEEIRDRLREVYSDGIASRPARAVFAGSHALVSAKKRDREPGELTAEERRSITADAATALGDYLRDGDVRHLERLGQCYVAGAQVDFAEFYPRESRRRVPLPTYPYAPDRHWAPILTSRVQLQGPATSFSHPILGTIVSSEADEIVFTSTMSPRTHWVLDDHRINRTAVIPGTTYLEMARAAYAHVTGAEHMRLSQVFFLTPLSLDEDESAVVTTTLTRDGNEYAFRIAGARDGESVPLVEGRIGASDSTVQRREVDLIAIAAAAAEVHDPYDAEPETDVFQFGPRWDCVRAAWIGETESTARIRLRDGVSRESEIALHPAMLDHAVNLVSQMGEHTYLPYVYKELVLHGPMPDEFHSVITKRRGADGDEVITYDVDLVDAEGNVFAQVRDYSVKRVEWSRFQLDSAPRSLEFSWREVPDAEQVAVSEGSWVLVIGDSPAGRQWEQTFEAVGRAVEVVRLTGDIEADTTSFTAVTDRVAAGAEGIVWAFDGGDGQQATDAQQLFSFVRHLVDSRVRPSEGLKIAVRDAWSFSADDRVAPAAAAAAALGIVVGQEHENLLVDVVSAGRDADNAVLVREIVDVHRATPRTVVGSRVLIRRADFAAGRTVEDHTVTGATIVITGGTGGLGLALAERFAAAGAARLLLLSRRTPDEATRARIDAIPGARWFGVDLAREDDVHAFTEWLRTEQIAIDIVLHAAGIAGAGFLARKEEAEFAAVLAPKVSGAHAATQLLTVPDQGRIVFFSSITSLLGGPGQGDYCAANAYMDGLAADLRSRGVHAASVRWPAWSGAGMAVEHGVDDQAPVRSISLDDGFQWLLGVLAEPADDIVPSTFDTRVLADEAAGLPFEIPAEVAAQIAAKPENIPSGDEITSVQLTGIADPTPVQVAVGSCYGAVLGLSKIDAFASFQELGGNSLVTTQLLGVLGERYPGVVDIADLFSYSTVVDLADFIASSTGQEEPATESPRDDLLGEVLAELRDDELSAMFANEGVASHE